Part of the Listeria innocua genome is shown below.
CTTAAAAACAATCAATTTGTCTCAGGAATGCTCTTATCACTCGTATATTTTGCTGCATTTACTAGTATTTTCTTCGTTCTATCGCTAACTTGGCAAACTGGTTTCAATCGTTCAGCTATTTTATCTGGACTTGCAATTAGCCCCTTTGCATTAGGTAGCGTACTGGCAGCATCCAATAGTTACCGATTTATCCCGCTACTAGGAAGAAAACTGTTAATGCTTGGGGTCTCGCTCGTTATTGTCGGTCTTGGCACGGTTTCTATAGTTTTCCATCTCAATGACGGCGCTTTTTCTGCTTGGCTCTTATTCCTACCACTTTTCATTGCGGGGCTTGGTAGTGGTTTAACTATTGCACCATTAAATAGTTTTACCCTTTCCACCGTGACTGGTATAGATCGCGGCGGAGCTAGTGGTATGTTTAATACAGCGCAACGAATTGGTTCGTCCTTTGGGATTGCAGTTGTTGGATCAGTATTTTTCCGCACTCTCGGTAATACTACAGCCACCTCAAAAGCAAGTGCCTTTTCCGACAGTTTGCAAATGAGTATGTACGTTAATATTTTTCTACTCGTAGTTTGTTTCCTACTCATATTCCGCTTACCAAAAAGTATTTAGAAAAAAGACATGACTTTGCGTTAAAGTCATGTCTCTTTTCTTATGCTAAATAGAAAACTTCTTTTAAATCAACCGCGACCGGGCTATTATTAGGATTTGATTTCATGATTGGAGCCATATATTTCCACCACTTTTGACAAATTTCTGTTTCTGCTATTTTGTCATAAATGGCTTTATCCTCGACTTCCACATAAGCAAATAATGTATCCGTTTTTTCTTCTAAAAATATCGAATAATTAGCTGCTCCATGCGCTTTTAAGGCCTCTTTCATTTCTGGCCAAAGTTCGTCGTGTCTTTTTTTATATTCTTCTTGATTACCAGGATATAAATACATAATAGATGCCACTCGTTCCATTATTCTTACCTCCTAATTATTTAAATAACCTGCCTTTGCTTCAACGCCAAATCTTTCACCCAGTGCTTTCAATTGTTCATCTGTAATCGCTTGTTTAATACCGCCTTGTGACATCACAATAGTATAAACTTCTGCTGCTTTCTCGGCGGTTTCAATTAATCCAAATG
Proteins encoded:
- the rhaM gene encoding L-rhamnose mutarotase, with the translated sequence MERVASIMYLYPGNQEEYKKRHDELWPEMKEALKAHGAANYSIFLEEKTDTLFAYVEVEDKAIYDKIAETEICQKWWKYMAPIMKSNPNNSPVAVDLKEVFYLA